ACTCATTTTAATCGTGTTTGTCGCTAATCAAACAAAGCAGTTTATCATAATCGCATTAGCAGCTATCATTGTATACAGCTGCCGCAAAGGTAAGTCTACACCAGAAGAGCCAATGATTGTCCCTCAACCTGAAGAAACCTTACGCCAACAATATAGTAAATCGGTAACGCAATGGCCAGCTGCTGCTTGGTACAGCAATATCAAGGTACATGAACTGGCCGCTTTACCCGAAAACCCATCGAAAGATAAGGCCGAGCTAATCGCACTTGGCAAAGCCTTATTTTTCGACCCCCGCACCGGTAATGGCATGAAGACTTGCGCTTCATGTCATCATCCGGACACCTACTGGATCGACCAAAAAACAACGGCAGATGGTATCGCACTGCATCACCGCAATACACCTTCCCTAGAAAATGTCTGGTACCTGGAAGGCAAACTCTTCCACGATGGCCGCGCAAAGACTTATCGGGAGCAGATTGCCGAAGCCATCAACTCCCCGATCGAAATGGGCGGAAATACGACTGCTTTACCCGCTAAGCTGCAAGCTATACCAGGCTATCTTCGTTTATATGAGGCGGCTTACTCGAGCCAGACGATGAGCGTCGAAGGATTGCTAGATGCCATAGCAGCGTATTCAAGATCAATTAGCAGTGGTGAAACCGTCTTTGACCGTTTTATCAAAGGAGATTACCAGGCATTAAACGATGCACAGCTCGAAGGTCTCCATCTGTTTCGCACAAAAGGGAAATGCATCAACTGCCATAATGGTGCCTTCTTTACTGATCTCGATTTTCATAACCTGGGTTATGCTAATGGTGCCTTCTTTACTGATCTCGATTTTCATAACCTGGGTTATGCTGTTACCAGCAAAGGTGCCTTGGACAATGGTCGCTTTGAGGCGACAGCACTGGAAACAGACAAAGGTAAATTTCGCACGCCAGGTCTGCGCAATGTGATCCATACTGCACCCTACCTGCACAATGGTAGTATTTCGAGCTTAAGTGAACTGATCAACCTACTGAGTCAAGGGATGCCCCAAAAGACAGGACAACAGGTAAATGGCACCTTATCGCCACATATCCAAAATGTCCGATTAAGTAGTAAAGAACAGGAAAATATCTTGGCTTTTTTGGAGAGTTTATCCAATGTGCCAAGCAAAACAGAGCGACCTGTATTACCCTAAAATAAAAAATCCCAAAGGGGATACCTTTGGGACATTTTGAGTACTCCACAGTAGCGGAGGCATCAAAAATTAAATAAATTGGCACAAAATTAGGCTTTTATATGAAATAAAAAAGTAAAAAAGTATTAAATTTCAGATAATTACCCATTTTGTAGCGAAGCTACTACGGACATAAGGAACAAAATGCGCATCAAATCATGAGTCGAATCCGCCCAATAGTTGGTCTATTAGTTACAATAACTGCTATAACAGCTTGTCAGAACGGCAGTAAAACAACAACTCTGCCCGATGAATTTATTAGTCCAAAAACAGGAACAAAAAAAGAATTGACGCTCGACTCAATCTACCTATACGCCAAACAGCTATACCGCTGGCAGGAAGCTCTCCCTTCATATACTACTTTTGATCCGCGGACGAAATATGCACAGATAGACCCCGAACAAACGGCTTATGAGCGGGCACTTTTTGCCCTCAGCCAATACGCTTTGCACAAGAAAGATAGACCTTACGAATTGTCGACCATCCCCAATAAACCCAAATATTCATATCTGGAGCGTCGTCGTAACGACAAGAAAAGTAGCGGTCACATGGCCAGCATAGAAACACCCTACAGGTATGCTACACACCTGTCCTACTGGTCTGCGGGAAACAAACGGATTGCTTATGTTTACATTCCCTCTTTTCCTCAGCTCCAGACAGTGAAGGCCGAACTGGATCAACTTGCGGCCGAACTCGCACAGCAGCAAGTTACTCACTTAATCCTCGATCTACGACATAACGGTGGCGGTTATGTGGAAACGGCAGAATATTTAGCCAACCTCATTAGCCCAGCCAAACTGGATAAAAAAGTTATGTTCAGCGAACAATTTCATCCGACTGTACAGCAAGGCAAAGCAAAACTACTCCTCAACCAACCCTATCTGGATGCAAGTGGCAACGTGGTCCAATACAAAGGACGCCCTGCCACCCTCGCCGATGTGGATTATAGGGAAAAAGCCAATACGCATTACTTTATCAAAAAGGGACATTTCAATTCTTTACAGCAGCTGTCATGCATTGTATCGGAACGCACGGCTTCGGCAAGTGAATTACTGATCAGCAGCTTCAGACCTTATATTCCGATACGCCTTATTGGTCAGCAGACGTTTGGTAAACCCGTCGGCTTTTTTTCCATACGCGTAGGAGCTTTCGATATTTACCTAGCCTCATTTCTCATCCGGAATGCTGATGGATGGTCCGATTATTTTGATGGCATACCTGTAGACCTGCCTTTAGCTCCGGTCGAAAGCTCCCGCCATCCCGGAGACCCAAAGGAAGCCTGGCTTGCAGCAGCGCTAAAGGACATTACAAAAGATGAAAATCTCACAGCAGTTTCGTCGGCTACTTATTTTTCGATGCCAGCAGACGAAAATTTGCTACTTAAAACAAATTTTAGGTTAAAGTAGTTAGGAGCAATCCGAGTTTAGATGTTAATATTAAAAATGTGATTATCAATATGGACAATCACATTTCTCACTACCGGCTTAAACCAAGAGGAGGTCTTAGTTTTTAAAATAAACAGAGTATAACACTGACAGTCCAGCAGATATGGAATGAGACTTAACTTCATTTAATCTCGTAAAACTTATATGGCCATCATTGTAATACAATTTATCTATTCCTTTGCCAATATTGTTATAGCTAGAAAAACCAGTAAAAACGCCAATCTTTAAAAAATTAGTGAGTCTGTAATTAAGCCTAACTTCATTATCCCATTCCACAATAGGTATATCATGCTCAAAACTTTTCGGATGAGCAAAATCACTTCTTGAATTCCAATTTGCATCCGCATTATATTGGCTCATTCTAGCTTGAAAGAGGATATTGAAGTCAAACGAACCAGAAAATGGAAGAAAAAAAATTGCTCCGATACCAGCACCTAAAATTCGGTTATTATAAGTACTAGATAACTTTTCCATGTTATCAATAAGGGAATAACTGTTTTTTTGTAGTTGCATAACAGCGTAAATGTCTAGCTCTTTACGCTGCATGTGTACATTATACCCTAGCTTTATATTAAAGGTCTGTCCATTTCCCACATCGCTATCATAGGTTTCATTACTAGTTATTCCTTTACGATTATCTGCAGAGTAATCGATATCCCTAACTATTCCGGATCTAGTTTTTGCAAAATCATAAGTAATTTCAGCTGTAAATTTTCTTTTTAACTTAATCCCTAATTGTAAATCAGCGCCAACACGCATGTTATTTTTCCACAACAATTCTGACAAAATATTTGGCTTCTCACCTTGGGAATTGCCGGCGATATTCCACGAGAAATTTTCACGAGAAACTTTAGGCCTTAATGAGTAATCTAAAACTACTTGTGAAAAAGAATCTTTCCAAGTTATGTTCATTAGGAGAAAACAGAGTAATATTCTAAATATCATAACTAGGAAAGATGGACGATTTTAAGCTTAAAAAGATTTGCCTATTGTAGCAGTTCCTGTACTAGAAATCTGCTTTAAATATTGTTTACTAAATCCATATCGAGCGATGTCGGCATCCACTATAGGGTACAAAACTTCGATAAAATTTTGATAATCATTTGCATTAGCCTTAGTATACTGTCTCCAACGAACATAATATTTACTTGTAGAAATAACTTGAACTAAATCCAATCCCCAATCTTTTTGTGGGAAAATATTTAAATTGAATTGGCTCATTAATGATATTATTCCGTTAGACTGAAACGTTTTATCAAGATTGTCACCTGCTTCAAACCACTGTTCCAATGAAAGTTGGCTATCAGATGCATTTGCAGGAATCAA
The genomic region above belongs to Sphingobacterium zeae and contains:
- a CDS encoding cytochrome-c peroxidase, whose product is MFVANQTKQFIIIALAAIIVYSCRKGKSTPEEPMIVPQPEETLRQQYSKSVTQWPAAAWYSNIKVHELAALPENPSKDKAELIALGKALFFDPRTGNGMKTCASCHHPDTYWIDQKTTADGIALHHRNTPSLENVWYLEGKLFHDGRAKTYREQIAEAINSPIEMGGNTTALPAKLQAIPGYLRLYEAAYSSQTMSVEGLLDAIAAYSRSISSGETVFDRFIKGDYQALNDAQLEGLHLFRTKGKCINCHNGAFFTDLDFHNLGYANGAFFTDLDFHNLGYAVTSKGALDNGRFEATALETDKGKFRTPGLRNVIHTAPYLHNGSISSLSELINLLSQGMPQKTGQQVNGTLSPHIQNVRLSSKEQENILAFLESLSNVPSKTERPVLP
- a CDS encoding S41 family peptidase, whose protein sequence is MSRIRPIVGLLVTITAITACQNGSKTTTLPDEFISPKTGTKKELTLDSIYLYAKQLYRWQEALPSYTTFDPRTKYAQIDPEQTAYERALFALSQYALHKKDRPYELSTIPNKPKYSYLERRRNDKKSSGHMASIETPYRYATHLSYWSAGNKRIAYVYIPSFPQLQTVKAELDQLAAELAQQQVTHLILDLRHNGGGYVETAEYLANLISPAKLDKKVMFSEQFHPTVQQGKAKLLLNQPYLDASGNVVQYKGRPATLADVDYREKANTHYFIKKGHFNSLQQLSCIVSERTASASELLISSFRPYIPIRLIGQQTFGKPVGFFSIRVGAFDIYLASFLIRNADGWSDYFDGIPVDLPLAPVESSRHPGDPKEAWLAAALKDITKDENLTAVSSATYFSMPADENLLLKTNFRLK